The following coding sequences lie in one Acidobacteriota bacterium genomic window:
- a CDS encoding ribbon-helix-helix protein, CopG family: protein MKIAISIPDDVFREVKKAAEEQKRSRSEIFVEAVRAYLEKIESRRILEALNEAYTGSETQEEKDTRAASLELYKSTVLKREKW from the coding sequence ATGAAAATTGCCATCTCAATTCCTGACGACGTGTTCCGCGAGGTCAAGAAGGCCGCCGAGGAGCAAAAGCGTTCCCGAAGCGAGATCTTTGTCGAAGCCGTGAGGGCTTATCTGGAGAAGATCGAATCCCGCCGAATTCTCGAGGCCCTGAATGAGGCCTATACCGGGTCGGAAACTCAGGAAGAGAAGGACACCCGCGCCGCGAGCCTCGAACTCTACAAGAGCACGGTCCTCAAGAGGGAAAAATGGTGA
- a CDS encoding type II toxin-antitoxin system PemK/MazF family toxin, with protein sequence MVIGQGDVFWLDTGEPRGSAPGFRHPHVVVQNDVFNSSRIRTTVLCAITSNLERAKAPGNLQLHKGEANLPRPSVVNVSQVITVDKSLLREKIGTLSRQRIREIAAGLRLVFEPRELS encoded by the coding sequence ATGGTGATCGGCCAGGGCGACGTCTTTTGGCTCGACACCGGTGAACCCCGAGGTTCCGCCCCCGGCTTCAGGCATCCTCATGTCGTGGTCCAGAACGACGTTTTCAACTCGAGCCGCATCCGAACGACCGTCCTTTGCGCTATCACTTCGAACCTGGAGCGGGCCAAAGCGCCCGGGAATCTCCAGCTGCACAAGGGCGAGGCGAACCTTCCCCGGCCCAGTGTCGTCAATGTGTCACAGGTCATCACCGTAGACAAGTCCCTTCTCCGGGAAAAAATCGGGACCCTATCCCGTCAACGGATCCGGGAGATCGCGGCGGGTCTCCGTCTCGTCTTCGAGCCGCGCGAGCTCTCGTGA
- a CDS encoding ribbon-helix-helix domain-containing protein: protein MGIATVNISFQKDLLKQIDLVAKAETRSRSELIREAARMYIERKKRWQSIFSYGEDLAADRGIREADVLKELKRLRRKR from the coding sequence ATGGGCATCGCCACGGTCAATATCTCGTTTCAGAAAGATTTGCTGAAGCAAATCGACCTCGTCGCCAAAGCCGAGACCAGAAGCCGTTCCGAACTGATTCGCGAAGCGGCCCGGATGTATATCGAGAGGAAGAAACGGTGGCAAAGCATTTTCTCTTACGGAGAGGATCTTGCCGCCGACCGGGGCATTCGCGAGGCCGATGTTCTCAAGGAGTTGAAACGGCTTCGACGAAAGCGATGA
- a CDS encoding putative toxin-antitoxin system toxin component, PIN family, which produces MRVVIDSNVFISAFFWDGSPRRVLERAVRGNDELLVCREILDEIAVVLRRPKFGVDPVFIDYFLKSIEEIARPAPITQPVPLICRDPQDNKILACAAAGRAEFIVTGDDYLKLLG; this is translated from the coding sequence ATGAGAGTCGTCATCGATTCGAATGTTTTCATCTCGGCATTCTTTTGGGATGGAAGTCCCCGAAGAGTCCTTGAAAGAGCCGTCAGAGGGAATGACGAGCTGTTGGTCTGCCGGGAGATTCTTGATGAAATCGCCGTTGTCCTGCGACGTCCGAAGTTCGGCGTGGACCCTGTTTTCATAGACTACTTCCTCAAATCGATCGAGGAAATCGCTCGACCGGCGCCGATCACGCAACCCGTCCCGCTCATTTGCCGCGACCCCCAAGACAACAAGATATTGGCCTGTGCCGCGGCCGGACGGGCGGAATTCATCGTTACGGGCGATGACTATCTCAAGCTCCTCGGGTGA
- a CDS encoding protein kinase, with protein MIGKTISHYKIIDTLGQGGMGVVYKAEDTKLKRTVALKFLSPDLTRDRESRERFVQEAQAAAALDHPNICTVYEINESDGDTYIAMAYVEGQSLKEKIRGGPLALDEAFSLVSQVAEGLRAAHQKGITHRDMKPANIMITGEGTAKILDFGLAKLSWGEDLTRTAVVMGTAAYMSPEQACGKPVDHQTDIWSLGCVLYEMLTAKQPFESASIQSALYAILNENPEPVSRVRNDIPPEVEKIIETCLQKDPHNRYMDMEALRDDLKLLVARDKTLTMPSITREVKPPSISVLPFVNMSNDPEQDYFCDGLAEELINSLTKIQAIKVVARTSAFAFKGKNIDVREVGRRLNVEKILEGSVRKSGNKLRITAQLVNVADGFHLWSEKFDRDMEDIFAIQDEISLAIVDNLKVTLLKREEKALLKRYTEDPEAYNLYLKGVFNLRRYTAEGFQEAIKYFELTLQKDPDYALAYAGLSEVFYAISYWGNVPPHQAYPKVKEFAKKAIEIDKEIGEAHASLGMVYAFYDWNGKEAGRELATALELNPSSAIIHLSYSWFLTLTERHEEAVAEAKRAQELDPLSPLIIAHVGLACIWGRQYDKAIQEMKAGMILAPDFYLMHYYLGLAYRGKQMRNENIAEFEKAVDLSGGAPWPALMLACNYFETGQIEKGETLLQSLEQRVRQAYMPALGFAYVYFFRKDLEHTYDWLKRACEERDNFLPWCAIIPIQEYQLHNHPRLRPLYQKYGLIK; from the coding sequence ATGATCGGAAAAACGATCTCTCACTACAAAATCATCGACACGCTCGGTCAAGGCGGAATGGGTGTTGTTTACAAGGCCGAAGACACCAAGCTGAAAAGGACGGTTGCCCTAAAGTTTTTATCTCCGGACCTCACCAGGGATCGGGAGTCCAGAGAACGCTTTGTTCAGGAAGCGCAGGCGGCCGCGGCATTGGATCACCCCAATATCTGCACCGTTTATGAGATCAATGAATCCGATGGAGACACCTACATTGCCATGGCTTACGTGGAGGGCCAAAGCCTGAAAGAAAAAATTCGGGGAGGCCCTCTTGCTTTGGATGAAGCTTTCAGCCTTGTTTCCCAGGTTGCCGAAGGGCTGCGGGCTGCGCATCAAAAAGGCATCACTCATCGGGACATGAAACCCGCGAATATCATGATCACCGGTGAGGGGACAGCCAAGATCCTTGATTTCGGTCTGGCCAAGTTATCCTGGGGAGAAGATCTCACAAGAACGGCGGTTGTTATGGGAACCGCAGCCTACATGTCTCCCGAACAGGCTTGTGGCAAACCGGTTGATCATCAGACGGATATTTGGTCCCTGGGATGCGTCCTTTATGAGATGCTGACGGCAAAGCAGCCGTTTGAGAGTGCAAGTATCCAGTCGGCCCTATATGCGATCTTGAACGAGAATCCTGAGCCCGTCTCACGGGTGAGGAACGACATTCCGCCTGAGGTTGAAAAGATCATCGAGACCTGCCTGCAGAAAGATCCCCACAATCGCTACATGGATATGGAGGCTTTGCGGGACGACTTGAAATTGTTGGTCGCAAGGGATAAGACCTTAACCATGCCTTCCATCACCAGGGAAGTAAAGCCGCCCTCCATCTCCGTTCTTCCCTTTGTCAACATGAGCAACGATCCTGAGCAGGATTATTTCTGCGACGGTTTGGCCGAGGAACTCATCAATTCCTTGACCAAAATCCAAGCCATCAAAGTTGTGGCCAGAACCTCCGCCTTCGCCTTTAAAGGAAAAAATATCGATGTGCGTGAGGTGGGCCGGCGGTTGAATGTTGAAAAAATCCTGGAAGGCAGTGTCCGCAAGTCGGGAAACAAACTGCGCATCACGGCGCAGCTTGTCAACGTCGCGGACGGTTTCCACCTGTGGTCTGAGAAATTTGACCGCGACATGGAAGACATTTTCGCGATTCAGGACGAGATCTCATTGGCCATCGTTGACAACCTCAAGGTCACGCTTTTAAAACGGGAAGAAAAAGCGCTGCTGAAGCGGTATACGGAAGATCCGGAAGCTTACAATCTCTACCTGAAAGGGGTTTTCAATCTGCGGAGATACACGGCCGAAGGATTCCAGGAGGCCATCAAATACTTCGAGCTCACCCTTCAAAAAGATCCGGATTATGCCCTCGCCTATGCCGGTTTGAGTGAAGTCTTTTATGCCATCTCCTACTGGGGAAACGTTCCTCCTCATCAGGCGTATCCGAAAGTCAAGGAATTTGCGAAAAAAGCCATAGAAATCGATAAAGAGATCGGAGAGGCTCATGCCTCTTTAGGGATGGTCTACGCATTTTATGATTGGAACGGGAAGGAAGCGGGGCGCGAATTGGCCACAGCTCTGGAATTGAATCCGAGTTCGGCCATCATTCACTTGAGTTATTCCTGGTTTTTAACACTCACGGAAAGGCATGAGGAAGCCGTCGCTGAAGCCAAAAGGGCCCAGGAGCTCGATCCGCTCTCACCCCTGATTATTGCTCACGTCGGCCTGGCCTGCATCTGGGGCCGTCAGTACGATAAAGCCATTCAGGAAATGAAGGCGGGAATGATCCTGGCTCCGGATTTCTACCTGATGCACTATTATTTGGGATTGGCTTACCGGGGCAAACAAATGCGCAATGAGAATATTGCCGAGTTTGAGAAGGCCGTCGATTTGTCAGGAGGAGCCCCCTGGCCGGCTTTGATGTTGGCCTGCAATTATTTTGAGACGGGTCAGATCGAAAAAGGAGAGACTCTCCTGCAAAGCCTGGAGCAGAGAGTCCGGCAGGCATATATGCCGGCGCTGGGATTCGCCTACGTTTATTTTTTCCGCAAGGATCTGGAACATACGTATGATTGGTTGAAGCGGGCCTGCGAAGAGAGGGACAATTTTCTTCCCTGGTGTGCGATCATCCCGATTCAAGAGTACCAGCTTCACAACCATCCCCGGTTAAGGCCTTTATATCAAAAGTATGGATTGATCAAGTGA
- a CDS encoding amidase family protein, with protein sequence MMTPIREPVDPARMVKNALKIPSFICIFLLAAAACRSPKPAAPIELSELTVARIHAAYENGEYGSKELVRAYLDRIAKLNDRINALTTINPEALSIAEKLDKEFAATGRLRPLHGIPLIVKDNINTHGLPTTAGALALADFVPQEDAFIIQRLVEAGAIILAKSNMAEWAFSPMHTESSTAGTTRNPYNLDFVPAGSSGGTGAAIAANLGTIGLGTDTGNSIRGPSSHNALVGFRTTLGLVSRSGIVPLYLRNDVVGPMCRTVEDAVRVLDVIAGYDPADPLTKHSDGKIPESYSRFLDKDGLKGARIGVFRTLSEKDADPEISRLFDQALADMEGLGAVIVDPVEVENFETLRRDQWCPTFRDDLETFLATYVKKDTPKTLEDVIRAGTKSEYVKTRMGAFAEKKGRWEDPDIECGDAYSDVKRIAFREAIEKAMDTLRLDAVVYPTWNHKPARIELFQEEYKGDNSQIIAPHTGQPAFTVPMGFTSGDLPAGLQLLGRMYSEPTLIKLAYAYEQGTRHRKPPSLE encoded by the coding sequence ATGATGACCCCAATCCGGGAACCGGTCGATCCAGCCAGAATGGTCAAAAACGCTTTGAAGATCCCGTCGTTCATCTGCATTTTCCTGCTTGCGGCCGCCGCCTGCCGATCCCCGAAGCCGGCCGCGCCCATCGAACTTTCCGAACTGACCGTGGCCCGAATACATGCGGCTTACGAAAACGGGGAGTACGGCAGCAAGGAGCTGGTCCGGGCCTATCTGGACAGGATCGCGAAGTTGAACGACCGCATCAATGCGCTGACAACCATCAATCCCGAAGCCCTTTCGATCGCCGAAAAGCTCGACAAGGAATTCGCCGCCACCGGCAGGCTGCGCCCGCTGCACGGCATCCCGCTGATCGTCAAGGACAACATCAACACCCACGGTCTCCCAACCACCGCGGGCGCTTTGGCGCTGGCGGATTTCGTCCCTCAGGAGGACGCCTTCATCATCCAAAGACTTGTCGAGGCCGGCGCGATCATTCTCGCCAAGTCCAATATGGCCGAGTGGGCGTTCAGTCCGATGCACACGGAAAGCTCGACGGCCGGCACCACCCGGAACCCGTACAACCTGGACTTCGTTCCGGCCGGATCAAGCGGCGGCACGGGCGCCGCAATCGCCGCAAACCTGGGCACGATCGGCCTGGGAACGGATACCGGCAATTCCATCCGCGGACCTTCCTCGCATAACGCACTGGTCGGTTTCCGGACGACCTTGGGATTGGTGAGCCGATCCGGGATCGTACCGCTTTACCTGCGAAACGATGTGGTGGGCCCGATGTGCCGCACGGTCGAGGACGCAGTCAGGGTGCTGGACGTCATCGCCGGATACGACCCGGCGGACCCGTTGACGAAGCATTCGGACGGGAAGATCCCTGAATCCTATTCCCGGTTCCTGGATAAAGACGGGCTCAAAGGCGCCAGAATCGGGGTTTTCAGGACACTGAGCGAAAAGGATGCCGATCCGGAGATTTCCCGGCTTTTCGATCAGGCGCTTGCGGACATGGAAGGCCTGGGGGCGGTCATCGTGGATCCTGTGGAGGTCGAGAATTTTGAAACGCTTCGGCGGGATCAATGGTGCCCGACGTTTCGGGACGATCTGGAGACCTTTTTGGCGACCTACGTGAAAAAGGATACGCCGAAAACCCTGGAGGACGTGATCCGGGCGGGGACGAAATCGGAATATGTCAAAACCCGCATGGGCGCGTTCGCGGAGAAAAAAGGCCGATGGGAGGATCCGGATATCGAATGCGGGGACGCGTATTCGGATGTCAAGAGGATCGCCTTCCGCGAGGCTATTGAAAAAGCGATGGACACCCTCCGCCTCGATGCCGTCGTCTACCCCACATGGAACCATAAGCCGGCCCGCATCGAGCTTTTCCAGGAAGAATACAAAGGGGACAATTCCCAGATCATCGCTCCCCATACCGGGCAGCCCGCCTTCACGGTCCCGATGGGTTTTACATCCGGCGATCTTCCGGCCGGGCTTCAGTTGCTGGGCAGAATGTACTCAGAGCCCACACTGATCAAACTCGCCTACGCCTACGAGCAGGGAACCCGGCATCGGAAACCTCCGAGCCTGGAATAG
- a CDS encoding 6-bladed beta-propeller → MEKRIEEVFIIDTEKNEIAELGLTDPKTFDVDSEGNIYFLNDGQSESHIFKFDAQGNYETSFGRRGQGPGEIQFLSGFGIGHQDEIAVTDYGNKKLVIFDGTGNLVQETDIERNVWDIRPLKNGNYLIVKKLADIEGEYLFQYPILLCDKDFRPIEELDRQKIPNYLKKKSMAMIPYIFLYGISPDRIFIGNATRGYRIRTYDFDGNLLREIRKESTAGDKDEFLKDLKTILPEDVSKEKKVRFPSRLPPFTTFYSDDDGRLFVMTSKKRKGSDEYWVDIFNPEGIFIGQTSLKSLVSMLSPEPLYPYIKIKKDRLFHLSIKSGGFKKLAVYRMLE, encoded by the coding sequence ATGGAAAAGAGAATTGAAGAAGTCTTCATCATCGATACTGAAAAAAATGAAATCGCAGAGTTGGGCTTAACCGATCCAAAAACATTTGATGTCGATTCCGAGGGGAACATCTATTTTCTCAATGACGGACAAAGCGAAAGTCATATTTTCAAGTTTGACGCCCAGGGGAATTATGAAACCTCGTTTGGCAGAAGAGGACAAGGTCCCGGAGAAATTCAATTTCTTTCAGGTTTTGGCATCGGACATCAAGATGAAATCGCCGTGACCGATTATGGAAACAAAAAGCTCGTCATTTTTGATGGAACCGGAAATCTGGTTCAGGAAACGGATATCGAAAGAAATGTCTGGGACATTCGTCCTTTGAAGAATGGCAACTATTTGATCGTTAAAAAGCTTGCGGATATTGAAGGAGAATATTTGTTCCAATATCCGATTCTTTTATGTGACAAGGACTTTAGACCCATCGAGGAGCTTGATCGACAAAAAATACCAAACTATTTAAAAAAAAAGTCCATGGCGATGATCCCCTATATTTTCCTGTACGGCATTTCCCCGGATCGAATCTTTATCGGCAATGCGACCCGAGGATATCGCATTCGGACCTATGATTTTGATGGGAATCTTCTTCGCGAAATCAGGAAGGAATCCACAGCCGGAGATAAAGATGAATTTCTCAAAGACTTGAAGACGATTTTGCCTGAAGATGTTTCAAAGGAAAAAAAAGTGCGCTTTCCCAGCCGGCTGCCGCCGTTTACAACATTTTATTCCGATGATGACGGGCGGTTGTTTGTCATGACTTCCAAAAAGAGAAAAGGCTCCGATGAATATTGGGTTGACATCTTCAATCCGGAAGGTATTTTTATCGGGCAAACAAGTCTGAAAAGCCTGGTATCCATGTTGTCTCCGGAGCCTTTGTATCCCTATATCAAGATCAAAAAGGACCGTCTCTTTCACTTATCGATTAAAAGCGGTGGTTTCAAGAAATTGGCCGTTTACAGGATGTTGGAATAG
- a CDS encoding nucleotidyl transferase AbiEii/AbiGii toxin family protein — MNPTRESVDLFRRFLDIMRALFEEKADYVLIGSFAVILHGLSRLTVDIDIFIKPEAGNLERLKKALRRVFPSDDEIDSLTLDDLRDYAVVRFGTEDDFYIDLIAGIGEMFRYEDMEWEVREVEGVPVRIATPETLFRMKKDTVRPEDKRDARFLAELIAGKAAEKT, encoded by the coding sequence ATGAACCCAACCCGGGAATCGGTCGATCTGTTTCGGCGATTTCTCGATATCATGCGCGCTCTTTTTGAGGAAAAAGCCGATTATGTTCTGATCGGAAGCTTTGCCGTGATTCTGCACGGCTTATCCCGGCTGACCGTCGATATCGACATTTTCATTAAGCCTGAAGCCGGAAATCTCGAACGCTTGAAAAAAGCCCTGAGGCGGGTCTTCCCCTCGGATGACGAGATCGATTCCCTGACTCTCGACGACTTGCGCGACTATGCCGTTGTTCGATTCGGAACCGAAGACGATTTCTATATCGATCTCATCGCGGGGATCGGAGAGATGTTCCGTTACGAAGACATGGAATGGGAAGTCCGCGAAGTCGAGGGCGTGCCGGTGCGGATTGCAACTCCGGAAACGCTTTTTCGGATGAAAAAAGACACTGTGCGGCCGGAAGACAAGCGCGACGCCCGGTTTTTGGCCGAGCTCATAGCCGGCAAGGCCGCGGAGAAGACATGA
- a CDS encoding tocopherol cyclase family protein, whose protein sequence is MDFYPIRKIFRPAWFQGHGKTRNYFEGWYFKVVSADGRRAWAFIPGISYGRDGGHAFIQAIDGMTGHTWYFRYGSEDFAYSRREFQARVAENVFSDRGFRLDIRDESGTFEGELSFRNSVTYPVTPARPGIMGWYRYVPFMECYHGVVSLDHALEGTLRINGETADFTGGKGYIEKDWGSSMPRAWIWMQTNHFETEQTSFMLSIAHIPWLGSAFTGFLGFFLVEGRLYPFATYTRAKIGDLSVCGDKVAVRIQSRRFSISVEGKNTSRGALKAPVAGQMDRVIHECVDGELSVRMTDENNRTVFEGTGRHAGLELVGDMGLLMSG, encoded by the coding sequence ATGGATTTTTATCCCATAAGGAAAATCTTCCGTCCGGCCTGGTTTCAGGGCCACGGCAAAACCCGTAATTATTTCGAAGGCTGGTATTTCAAGGTCGTCAGCGCGGACGGCCGGCGGGCGTGGGCCTTCATTCCGGGCATCTCTTACGGCCGCGACGGGGGCCATGCCTTTATCCAGGCGATCGACGGCATGACGGGCCACACCTGGTATTTCCGTTACGGCAGCGAAGACTTCGCCTATTCCCGCCGGGAGTTTCAAGCTCGCGTCGCGGAAAACGTGTTTTCTGACCGGGGATTCCGCCTGGACATCCGTGATGAATCCGGAACGTTCGAGGGCGAACTTTCTTTCCGAAATTCCGTGACATATCCCGTAACCCCGGCCCGGCCGGGCATCATGGGATGGTACCGCTACGTCCCTTTCATGGAATGCTACCATGGGGTCGTCAGCCTTGATCATGCGCTTGAAGGAACGCTTCGGATCAACGGAGAGACGGCGGACTTCACCGGGGGAAAAGGCTACATCGAAAAAGACTGGGGCTCGTCCATGCCTCGGGCCTGGATCTGGATGCAGACAAACCACTTCGAAACCGAGCAGACATCCTTCATGCTCTCCATCGCCCACATTCCCTGGCTGGGAAGCGCTTTCACCGGATTTCTGGGCTTTTTCCTGGTCGAAGGTCGCCTTTATCCCTTCGCCACTTATACGCGGGCCAAAATCGGGGATCTGAGTGTTTGCGGCGACAAGGTGGCCGTCCGGATTCAATCCCGGCGTTTTTCCATAAGCGTCGAGGGAAAAAACACGTCCCGGGGCGCCCTCAAGGCGCCGGTCGCCGGGCAAATGGACCGCGTCATCCACGAGTGCGTCGACGGCGAATTGTCCGTGCGAATGACGGACGAAAACAACCGCACGGTCTTCGAGGGAACCGGCCGTCACGCCGGACTGGAACTCGTCGGAGATATGGGCCTTCTCATGTCAGGATGA
- a CDS encoding type II toxin-antitoxin system VapC family toxin translates to MIVVLDPSAAVDLVLNKGDHEFIRENVKKAQSVISPDLFISEITNVAWKYVKLAGFTKEQAVSLAENALQMIDAFISAQDLWREALGESITHEHPLYDLFYVISARRHDALLLTRDQRMKALAKKLSIRIKEDPFLPD, encoded by the coding sequence ATGATTGTCGTTCTGGATCCTTCCGCGGCCGTCGATCTCGTCCTGAACAAAGGAGACCACGAGTTCATCCGCGAAAACGTTAAAAAGGCGCAGTCGGTCATTTCCCCGGATCTCTTCATTTCCGAGATCACCAATGTCGCCTGGAAATACGTCAAACTGGCCGGCTTCACCAAGGAACAGGCCGTCAGCCTGGCCGAAAATGCTTTGCAGATGATCGACGCTTTCATCTCCGCCCAGGATCTTTGGCGCGAGGCTTTGGGCGAATCCATCACTCATGAACACCCGCTTTACGATCTCTTCTACGTCATCAGCGCCCGCCGTCATGACGCCCTGCTCCTGACCCGGGATCAGCGGATGAAGGCGTTGGCCAAGAAACTCTCGATTCGGATCAAGGAAGATCCTTTTTTGCCGGATTGA
- a CDS encoding ABC transporter ATP-binding protein — protein MIEITHVSKSYNKGRIKAVDDLTLRVRPGEIFGFLGPNGAGKTTTIKMIVGLLRPDTGTVAVEGYDVIKEPLATKQLTTYVPDTPAVYERLTGLEYLNFIGDVYGVPREARLERIGKWLEIFELQEAVANPIQSYSHGMKQKIVLTAALLPGPRVMVLDEPLVGLDPRAAHQIKEMFREHCDAGKTLFFSTHIMEVAEKLCDRIGIIHRGRLVASGTMEELRALGRSDTSLEEIFLEVTET, from the coding sequence GTGATCGAAATAACGCATGTTTCCAAGAGTTACAACAAGGGCCGGATCAAGGCCGTCGACGATCTGACCCTGCGCGTCCGCCCCGGCGAGATCTTCGGATTCCTCGGGCCGAACGGAGCCGGCAAGACAACGACCATCAAGATGATCGTCGGATTGCTCCGGCCGGACACAGGGACGGTGGCGGTCGAGGGCTACGACGTCATCAAGGAACCGCTGGCGACCAAGCAGTTGACGACATACGTCCCCGACACGCCGGCCGTCTACGAACGTCTGACGGGACTCGAATACCTGAATTTCATCGGCGACGTCTACGGCGTTCCCCGCGAGGCGCGGCTCGAGCGGATCGGAAAATGGCTCGAGATCTTCGAGCTCCAGGAGGCCGTCGCCAACCCCATTCAGAGCTACTCGCACGGCATGAAGCAGAAGATCGTTTTAACGGCGGCCCTGCTCCCCGGCCCCCGGGTCATGGTTCTCGACGAGCCGCTGGTCGGGCTCGATCCCCGGGCGGCCCACCAGATCAAGGAGATGTTCCGGGAACACTGCGACGCGGGCAAGACCCTCTTCTTTTCGACCCACATCATGGAAGTCGCCGAGAAACTCTGCGATCGCATCGGCATCATCCACCGGGGCCGCCTGGTTGCCTCCGGAACGATGGAGGAGCTCCGAGCGCTCGGCCGCAGCGACACATCCCTCGAGGAGATCTTCCTGGAAGTGACCGAAACATGA
- a CDS encoding ribbon-helix-helix protein, CopG family yields MKIAISIPDNVFREVKRIAEEQKKSRSEIFVEAVAAYLEKIESLRMLEALNRAYSDEETAEDKDTRAADLHLYKETVFKRDPW; encoded by the coding sequence ATGAAAATTGCCATCTCCATTCCGGACAACGTGTTCCGCGAAGTCAAGCGGATTGCCGAGGAACAGAAGAAGTCGAGAAGCGAAATCTTCGTCGAAGCCGTCGCGGCCTACCTGGAAAAGATCGAATCCCTGCGTATGCTTGAAGCGTTGAACAGGGCCTATTCCGATGAGGAAACAGCCGAGGACAAGGACACTCGGGCGGCGGATCTTCATCTCTACAAGGAAACCGTTTTCAAGAGGGACCCATGGTGA
- a CDS encoding type II toxin-antitoxin system PemK/MazF family toxin yields MVIGQGDVFWLDAGEPLGSAPGFRRPHVVVQNDMFNSSRIQTTVLCAVTSNLKRADAPGNVPLQKGEANLPRPSVINVSQVVTVDKAVLRDKIGTLTHPRIQEIVAGLRLVFEPRNF; encoded by the coding sequence ATGGTGATCGGTCAGGGGGATGTCTTCTGGCTCGATGCCGGCGAACCTCTCGGTTCCGCACCCGGCTTCAGACGACCTCATGTCGTTGTGCAGAACGACATGTTCAATTCCAGCCGTATCCAAACGACGGTCCTTTGCGCCGTGACCTCAAATCTGAAGCGGGCTGACGCCCCGGGGAATGTCCCTCTTCAGAAGGGTGAGGCCAATCTTCCCCGGCCGAGCGTCATCAACGTGTCTCAGGTCGTCACTGTGGACAAAGCCGTTCTCCGGGACAAAATCGGAACCCTGACGCACCCGCGGATTCAGGAAATCGTTGCGGGACTTCGCCTTGTCTTCGAACCCCGGAATTTTTAA
- a CDS encoding GyrI-like domain-containing protein, producing the protein MKKILLVMLLLSLLSVLSPAQEKTGGLLPQMPLEERMRPAELRDITAFSYAYLECRGPYTQISAKINEFMGLFFKQGLVPTGGFFAMYLNAPDQVHEEDLLWRLGFPVSADAAVIEPLRKDEFNYSKAVVYLYVGPYENIRYAYGKVAAFCDMNGYKAAGPSIEKYLDMNPQAVKPEDLRTEVLLPVEKK; encoded by the coding sequence ATGAAAAAGATCCTTCTTGTCATGCTCTTGCTTTCGCTTTTGAGCGTCCTGTCGCCGGCACAGGAAAAAACCGGGGGTCTTCTGCCACAGATGCCCCTGGAAGAGAGGATGCGCCCGGCGGAACTTCGAGACATCACAGCCTTTTCCTATGCATATCTCGAGTGCCGCGGCCCCTATACCCAAATCTCGGCGAAGATCAATGAGTTCATGGGCTTGTTCTTCAAGCAAGGACTTGTGCCGACCGGGGGTTTCTTCGCGATGTACCTGAACGCACCCGACCAGGTCCATGAGGAGGATCTGTTGTGGAGGCTTGGTTTTCCCGTCTCCGCCGATGCCGCGGTGATCGAACCGTTGCGGAAGGACGAGTTCAACTACTCCAAAGCCGTCGTCTATCTCTACGTCGGCCCCTATGAGAATATCAGATATGCCTACGGTAAAGTCGCCGCATTTTGCGATATGAACGGCTACAAGGCGGCCGGTCCGAGCATCGAGAAGTACCTCGACATGAACCCGCAGGCGGTCAAACCCGAAGATCTTCGAACGGAGGTCCTGCTTCCGGTCGAGAAGAAATAG